From the genome of Solanum lycopersicum chromosome 7, SLM_r2.1:
TTTATTTCTACGAGTGATGCTTTCTATATGAAACCTCAGATTAAAATGAAGGAATATCAACCATCGACGATAACCAATGTTTATAAACAAAGAtatcttaatatatttatgttttgtaataaatgttgttttattttagggtttttataaacaaatattattttgtaaaacCTATGACTATGTTATAATTCTTTTAATTGGCCCCAAATATTCCTCAATTTTCTAAATTGCCAGCTGTTGTTCTGACTTATACCTCATTCCAAAACAGAAAGgggaaaacaacaaaaaataaaatggaaaaatagaaaaaaaaaagttatattagcAAAAATAAAGGAAGAGAACTTTTTTTccctaatattttttattttattttagatatcTAAAAAACAcatgaactatttttttttactaaatgttaaatttttaattgaagtCTTCAAACTTACAACACCAATAGAAAGAATGTGGTTCGAGtttatcaaaattcaataattttaatttttcaacttaaattttgtatttatgttaataatttataaagaaGTAACACACTATATAGAAGCAAATGCGTATAGTATTTAtagatttatcaaaatttaatagcTTTACTCGTATTCtgtataaacataaaaaaaaatccatcaAAAAACTAAATTTTGTACAACAGTTTAAATTCTAAATTCGTTTCTGTCTcgagaaaacaattttttttttcatttccctTTCAATGGCTAGCTtatattcttgaaaaaaatggaAACTTCATTACAAAAACATGACACATACAAAACAAACCTAAAAACCCTTCAACATTCACATAACTCATAAACAAAATAGTTAACTTTCAAATCATCATATTACACTTGTCATTATTGATACACATTAATCAAGTaacaatgagaaaaatattcttttctCAATctcacaaaacaaaaacaaaaaaaaaaatcaagaaaacaataataataataataataataatacaaaaaccaactcaatgcataaaaaatgcTTAGTAAGGTCTTTCACCAATGTAATTACCTGGTGGATCATAATTGCAAGTCATAAAAACACCCAATCCATTATAACAAGTAACTTTTGCACAACCAATTCTTCTAGTCTCTCTCCACACTATTTGTGTATAGTGTCCACATTCTTGTTCCCCACTACAACTATTGTAACCATAGTTGTACGATCGTCGTTCGCCAACCCACGCTGCTACAGCCTGGATTGGCGACCAACCATCCCCTCCcccccaaaaaatattttcgccGTAAGGTCCATTAGAATGTTGCAATTCACAATCATACCTTCTTTGATTTGCATACCATTTTGCATAATTCTCCAATTTTTTGTCCCATACTAATGGTTTTAGCCTAAGCATTGAACGAGCTGCATTTTGAGGAGCCAAAAATTGTTGAatcaaattattattgttgttcttGTAATAGTTTGTGTATGCTTGCATTGCATAGTTACTTTGTTGTTGAGTGAGGGCATTGATGGTTGTTGAAAAAATTGATAGTAACAAAAGAGGGGCAAAAAAATAGtaagaattcattttttttttgtttgttttttttttggttttaagtACTTTTGGAGGGGTATATAGTATAGTatttatatgaaagaaaaaaagagttggTGGATTTAAAGTGTCAAACTTATTTGGTGGCACCCATGTTCGATAATGATTACCACACTTTGTGTTTATgtaagattgaaaaaaaaaaagaatttagtttAAAGAAATCTAATCCCCTTTgactatttatatataagaatatttttttttttgtttctcctcttatttttaaaataattcttagatgacattgtttttatttataattggtATTTAATCTATCGTTAAATAGGATTAGCAATAGATATTTTGTGGTTTGGAGGTAGAAGTATTTCGTCGCTAATTCTTATGTGTTTCTTCAATATCGTAATTTATAATGTTAATTGGATATACAGAttaagaaaggaaaaagaaggtATCTGAAAGTTGTggttcaaaataatatatagatattttaCGTGGCTATAAATCATCTGGTtaagaattaaaaagaaaattttaatttttctttaggtTTGGGTTTGGGGGTGTGGGAGGAAAAGGGAAAGAATGAGACACAAATTTGGAATATAAGATGTTAAAATAAGTTTGTGATAAGAggtttctttttttgaattcttCAAATGTATAgtttatttgactttttttttttgtttaaggaatattttttatataacatGCTCTTCACTAATTTGAAGttttaaaaagtgaagaaaaaatcatcaatttaaagTAAAACCATTTTCTTTGTCATTGAATTTGTCAAGTTTTATATAGTACAAAAGTGTagacattttcattttcaactatataaaatttctaaaaagttttgttggattttaaaacacacacacaataataataataataataaaaaaaagcaaTTTATCTACCTTGTGTATCCATTAAgaaagaacacaattatttaCTTATCCAAACAAATATTTTACAGCAGGATATGACGTATTattcacaaaagaaaataattataattagttttttttttaaattaatcattactgtattttagaattttaacaTAGTTATTAAAAATAACTCCTTGTGCTTGAATATTTTCGTACGTATATAAATTGTTAAGACAATGATTTCAAATGCTAATTAGTGAGTAGATTTAATTTTGTACATATCTTACGATAAATTTAAACTATGAGTCGATCATTGAGTTTTGTCGATACTTCTGTACCTGATTTGTAATGTTACGTCTTAGTGAATAGAATTATTCgctacttttgcttttgaaagATAATAAtgaatcataaaatataaattgaaatatgcataaattGACTCGaacataatgataataaaagatAACGTCGTTTATATATTGTCCAAAAATACTTATATGTCTAAAGTGCCTAAATTAACGCAGGTGAATGAGACCTGAATTAACGGGGACTAATTTTATGGGACCTTATGGTATGTTTTTCTTGACTTCTTttctacttaaaaaaaaaaaaaaatcttcaaacGTAAGACAATATATATTCGTTtcgaaataattttttggataaagaaaattcaaatgaacCCTCTTTCACCTCTCTAGTTTCGCCTTTTATGTATTTGCACATTATTATAAAAGTAGATTTTTATgatttctattatgaaa
Proteins encoded in this window:
- the LOC101267821 gene encoding pathogenesis-related protein PR-1-like; this encodes MNSYYFFAPLLLLSIFSTTINALTQQQSNYAMQAYTNYYKNNNNNLIQQFLAPQNAARSMLRLKPLVWDKKLENYAKWYANQRRYDCELQHSNGPYGENIFWGGGDGWSPIQAVAAWVGERRSYNYGYNSCSGEQECGHYTQIVWRETRRIGCAKVTCYNGLGVFMTCNYDPPGNYIGERPY